In Ovis canadensis mitochondrion, complete genome, a genomic segment contains:
- the COX2 gene encoding cytochrome c oxidase subunit II: MAYPMQLGFQDATSPIMEELLHFHDHTLMIVFLISSLVLYIISLMLTTKLTHTSTMDAQEVETIWTILPAIILIMIALPSLRILYMMDEINNPSLTVKTMGHQWYWSYEYTDYEDLSFDSYMIPTSELQPGELRLLEVDNRVVLPMEMTIRMLISSEDVLHSWAVPSLGLKTDAIPGRLNQTTLMSTRPGLFYGQCSEICGSNHSFMPIVLELVPLKYFEKWSASML; the protein is encoded by the coding sequence ATGGCATATCCCATACAACTAGGCTTTCAAGACGCAACATCACCTATCATGGAAGAACTTCTACACTTTCACGACCATACATTAATAATCGTTTTTCTAATTAGCTCTCTAGTACTTTACATTATTTCACTAATATTAACAACAAAATTGACTCATACCAGTACCATAGACGCGCAAGAAGTAGAAACAATCTGAACTATCCTACCAGCCATCATTCTAATCATGATTGCTCTCCCATCCTTGCGAATCCTATACATAATAGATGAAATCAACAATCCATCTCTCACAGTAAAGACCATAGGACACCAATGATACTGAAGCTATGAATATACAGATTATGAAGATCTGAGCTTTGATTCCTATATAATCCCAACATCAGAATTACAACCAGGAGAACTCCGTTTACTAGAAGTAGATAACCGAGTTGTATTACCCATGGAAATAACAATCCGAATACTAATCTCTTCCGAAGATGTCCTACACTCATGAGCAGTCCCTTCTCTAGGACTAAAAACAGACGCAATTCCAGGTCGTTTAAATCAAACAACTCTTATGTCAACTCGTCCAGGCCTATTCTACGGTCAATGCTCAGAAATCTGCGGATCAAATCACAGTTTTATGCCAATCGTTCTCGAACTAGTCCCATTAAAATATTTTGAAAAATGATCCGCATCAATACTATAA
- the ATP6 gene encoding ATP synthase F0 subunit 6, giving the protein MNENLFASFITPMMLGLPLVTLIVLFPSLLFPTSNRLINNRLISLQQWILQLVSKQMMSIHNTKGQTWTLMLMSLILFIGSTNLLGLLPHSFTPTTQLSMNLGMAIPLWAGAVITGFRNKTKASLAHFLPQGTPTPLIPMLVIIETISLFIQPVALAVRLTANITAGHLLIHLIGGATLALMNINITTALITFIILILLTILEFAVAMIQAYVFTLLVSLYLHDNT; this is encoded by the coding sequence ATGAACGAAAATCTATTTGCCTCTTTTATTACCCCTATAATATTAGGTCTCCCCCTCGTTACCCTTATTGTTTTATTCCCTAGCCTACTATTCCCCACATCAAACCGACTAATTAACAACCGCCTCATCTCCCTCCAACAGTGAATTCTTCAACTCGTATCAAAACAAATAATAAGTATTCACAACACCAAAGGACAAACATGAACATTAATACTAATGTCCCTGATTTTATTTATTGGGTCCACAAACCTACTAGGCCTCCTACCCCACTCATTCACACCAACTACACAACTATCAATAAATCTAGGCATGGCTATTCCTTTATGAGCAGGGGCTGTAATTACAGGCTTCCGCAACAAAACTAAAGCTTCACTCGCCCATTTCCTACCACAAGGAACACCCACTCCTCTGATCCCAATACTAGTAATTATTGAAACCATTAGCCTATTTATTCAACCAGTAGCCCTTGCCGTACGATTAACAGCCAACATCACAGCAGGACACTTACTAATTCACCTAATTGGAGGAGCCACCCTTGCACTAATAAACATTAACATCACAACAGCACTCATCACGTTCATTATCCTAATTCTATTAACAATCCTCGAGTTCGCAGTGGCTATAATTCAAGCCTATGTATTTACCCTTCTAGTCAGCTTATACCTGCATGATAACACATAA
- the ND3 gene encoding NADH dehydrogenase subunit 3 (TAA stop codon is completed by the addition of 3' A residues to the mRNA) produces the protein MNLMITLLTNFTLATLLVTIAFWLPQLNVYSEKTSPYECGFDPMGSARLPFSMKFFLVAITFLLFDLEIALLLPLPWASQTTNLNTMLTMALLLIFLLAVSLAYEWTQKGLEWTE, from the coding sequence ATAAACCTTATAATTACCCTCCTAACTAACTTCACACTAGCTACATTACTCGTAACCATCGCATTCTGACTTCCCCAACTGAACGTGTATTCAGAAAAAACAAGCCCGTACGAATGCGGATTTGACCCCATAGGATCTGCTCGCCTTCCCTTCTCCATAAAATTCTTTCTAGTAGCCATCACATTTCTTCTTTTCGACCTAGAGATTGCACTACTCCTACCGTTACCATGAGCCTCACAAACAACTAACCTAAACACAATACTCACCATAGCTCTTCTCCTAATCTTTCTACTAGCCGTAAGCCTAGCCTACGAATGGACTCAGAAAGGACTCGAATGAACCGAAT
- the ATP8 gene encoding ATP synthase F0 subunit 8, translated as MPQLDTSTWLTMIMSMFLVLFIIFQLKISKHNFYHNPELMTTKAPKQNTPWETKWTKIYLPLLLPL; from the coding sequence ATGCCACAACTAGACACATCAACGTGACTTACAATAATTATATCAATATTTTTAGTCCTATTCATCATTTTCCAACTAAAAATCTCAAAACACAACTTCTACCACAACCCAGAATTAATAACAACAAAAGCACCAAAACAAAATACCCCCTGAGAAACAAAATGAACGAAAATCTATTTGCCTCTTTTATTACCCCTATAA
- the COX3 gene encoding cytochrome c oxidase subunit III (TAA stop codon is completed by the addition of 3' A residues to the mRNA) — protein sequence MTHQTHAYHMVNPSPWPLTGALSALLMTSGLIMWFHFNSTALLILGLTTNMLTMYQWWRDVIRESTFQGHHTPVVQKGLRYGMILFIISEVLFFTGFFWAFYHSSLAPTPELGGCWPPTGIHPLNPLEVPLLNTSVLLASGVSITWAHHSLMEGNRYHMLQALFITIALGVYFTLLQASEYYEAPFTISDGVYGSTFFVATGFHGLHVIIGSTFLIVCFFRQLKFHFTSSHHFGFEAAAWYWHFVDVVWLFLYVSIYWWGS from the coding sequence ATGACACACCAAACCCACGCTTATCACATAGTAAACCCAAGCCCCTGACCCCTCACAGGAGCATTATCTGCCCTTCTAATAACATCTGGCCTCATCATATGATTTCACTTCAACTCAACAGCTCTACTAATTCTGGGCCTAACAACAAATATACTTACAATATACCAGTGATGACGAGATGTGATTCGAGAAAGCACCTTTCAAGGCCACCATACTCCAGTTGTCCAAAAAGGCCTTCGTTACGGGATGATTCTTTTCATTATCTCCGAAGTTCTATTCTTCACCGGATTTTTCTGAGCCTTCTACCACTCAAGTCTTGCCCCCACACCCGAACTAGGCGGCTGCTGACCTCCAACAGGCATTCACCCACTTAATCCCTTAGAAGTTCCACTACTCAACACCTCTGTCCTCCTAGCCTCAGGAGTATCTATTACCTGAGCTCACCATAGCCTCATAGAAGGAAATCGTTACCACATGTTACAAGCCTTATTCATTACCATCGCACTAGGCGTGTACTTTACACTACTACAGGCATCAGAATATTATGAAGCACCCTTTACAATCTCAGATGGGGTTTACGGTTCAACCTTCTTCGTAGCCACAGGATTCCATGGCCTCCATGTCATCATCGGATCCACCTTTCTAATTGTCTGCTTCTTTCGCCAACTAAAATTCCATTTCACCTCTAGTCACCATTTCGGTTTCGAAGCCGCTGCCTGATACTGACACTTCGTAGATGTAGTATGACTTTTCCTCTATGTATCCATCTACTGATGAGGCTCAT
- the ND4L gene encoding NADH dehydrogenase subunit 4L codes for MSLVYMNIMMAFTVSLTGLLMYRSHLMSSLLCLEGMMLSLFILATLMILNSHFTLASMMPIILLVFAACEAALGLSLLVMVSNTYGTDYVQNLNLLRC; via the coding sequence ATGTCCCTCGTGTACATAAACATTATAATGGCATTCACAGTATCCCTCACAGGACTACTAATATATCGATCCCACCTAATATCCTCCCTCCTATGCCTAGAAGGAATAATATTATCCCTATTTATTTTAGCCACCCTAATAATCCTAAACTCACATTTCACCTTAGCCAGTATAATGCCCATTATTTTATTAGTTTTCGCAGCTTGCGAAGCAGCACTAGGTCTGTCCCTACTAGTAATGGTATCAAATACATATGGTACCGACTACGTACAAAACCTTAACCTTCTACGATGCTAA